The following is a genomic window from Candidatus Beckwithbacteria bacterium.
CACCAGTGTTTAAAAAAGAATACTATATAAACATAAATATAAGCTAGTCGCTGCTTTTACAAAGCGATATTGTATGCATAACTTACGTAACTCAAATCACTATGATTTTTTGTGGTGGTGACAAAATCACTATAAAAGGTAGTAATTGTTAAGATCAATGAAAGTCAGAACTGTTGAAGAGGTAAAAATGGACTATACTGGTGGGACAATGACATTTAAATAATTTATTCCTAGTGGCTTAGTTTATTAAAGAGGCTAAAAAATTATGTAAAACCTGATTAGTTGCCAGTTCAAAACAATTTTGACACCACTGCGGTTTTTCTTCGTTTTCAGAGGAAAATCGCTCTTTACAAGGGCTTGGCTTATTAGGTAAACTGTGTTATTGTTTTGCTGTTACTAACTAGTCACTCTACATCCTATGGAAGAACAAAGCCTCTCCCACCCGATTAGTGCCTTCATCACCAAGGCGGCTCTAATCTTGTTAGTAATTTATACCTTTGCCATCCCCTTAGTCATCAGTCCCATGACTGCTGCTAATGTGTTTGATTTTCCTAAATGGCTTATCACCATTGGCACTGCTTTAATCATGATCATTTTTACTGGTGTCTATATGATCCTGGAACGGAAAATTATCCTTCCAGCCAAACGCTATCTGATTCCTTTAGTGCTATTAGCTGGTGTGTTGTTAATTTCAATTTTTGTCAATCAACCAGTTATCGTCACACCATTCTATGGTAAGTCTGGTTTACTGTTGGCTCTGATTGCTATTGTCTTTAGTTCTTTAGTCTTAATAAAAGATAAAATCAAGCCAGTGCTTTTGGCTTTTATTGCTTCCAGCTTTTTAGTCAGCCTAATGCAAATTTTAGCCTTTTTTGAAGTTTTGGGTAAAATCTTGACTGCCCCTATGTATGGCCAAAAGATTTTTACTCCGGTTGGTTCACAAGTAGCTTTGCTGAGTTTTCTGATTATGGCCTTGGCAGCTACTCTTGTTTATAGTTTAAAAGTCAAGCAGGTTGGTCAAAAAGTTCTACTGTTTGTAGTAGCTGGTCTTCAAACCATAGCTTTGGTTTTTGCCGTTGCGCAAATCTTACCAGGTCAGGATGCTACTCCTCGCTATTTACCATATGCTAGTGGTTGGTCAATTGCGGTTGATCAGCTTAAAAATGGTAAAACTGCCTTTTTAGGAGTTGGTCCAGAAAATTTTGCCATGGCTTTTTCAAAATTCCGACCAGTGGTTTTAAATCAAAGTGATGGTTGGTTTATCCGCTTCGGAGCCTCATCAAATGAATGGTTGACTGTTTTTACCACTCTAGGTTTGGTTGGTTTAGCTGCTATGATTTTATTAGCTTTGACTTTTGTTAAGGCTGCTTTGACCGGATATAAAAAATCAACTGCGGCTACGGCTGTATCAGTTGCATTTGTGGCTAGCTTACTAATTACTCTAATTATTCCAGCCAACACTGTTCTTTTGGCTGTATTTTTCATTTTTGGAACACTGCTCCTTAATTTGAAAAAGGATAAAGCAACTGTTGTTGAATCCGGTCTTGCTATAGCTCCAGCTGCTATCTTAATTTTAGGTAGTGTAATTTTGGGAGTTTTTGTAGTTAGAGCCAGTATGGCCGAAGCTGCTTTTGGTCAAAGCTTGCAATATGCAGCTGAAAATAGAGGTACTGATACCTACAATGCCCAGATTAGAGCTATTCAGCTCAATCCATACATGCAGCGGTATCATCTATCTTACTCAAATACTAATCTAGCCTTAGCTAATGCTTTGGCTACCAAAGAAAAGCTCACTGACGATGATCGACAAAAGATCACTCAGTTGATTTCCCAAAGTATTAGAGAAGGTAAAGCTGCTGTAGCTCTAGACCCAGACAATTCTAATAGTTGGGTTAATTTAGCTAAAATTTACCGACAACTGATCAACTTTGCTCAAGGGGCTGATCAGTGGGCTATCACCTCTTATATTCAAGCTATTAGATTGGATAATACCAATCCTCAGTTGCGGCTTGATTTTGGCGGACTGCTTTATTCCTTGGGCCGCTACGAAGAAGCTATTGATCAATTTAAACAAGCTATTGTCTTAAAACCTGACTATGCCAACGCCTACTACAATTTAAGCAATGCTTATAAGCAAACTGGTCAAAATGTCCAAGCCTATGCAGCTATGCAAAATGTGGTTCAGCTCATTGATCCTAATAGCGCTGATCATGATAAAGCTGTCAATGAACTAAATGAGTTACAAAAACTTTTGCCAGCTGAATTGCAACAAGCTACTACTGCTGCAACCAAACGGGAAAGCCAGCTAACTGAACCTGAACCAACTCCAACTCCCAGACCTACTCAAGTCAATTTTGAAGAAGGAGAACAACAGGAATTAGCTCCTGAAGTTGAAAATGGTTTTGGAGAACTTAATCAACAAGAAGCTACGCCGGCAGCTCAAGTTGAAGGCGGAGAACAATAGATTGTAAGTTAATAGTGAATGCAAAACACCTCTACATTTGTAGAGGTGTTTTTTTAATAGCATCTGATTTTCTTTTCCACCGCGCTTCTCGTAAGAAGTACACTATAGCCATCTTCACAAGAACTATAAGTTCAAAACAAAAGATCTAATAAAGATAAGGGTAGGTATTAAAATACTCTCTTTATTCTTGATTATTCTCCAAGATTACTCGTTTGAAACCACTATGAATACTCCCAGCAGAATTTGATTGAGTCGGAGTATTAGCGGTGGTATCAACTATGTTTTCTTGTTTTTGATATGGCTCAAGTAACACTAAGCGAACTTTTAAAACATCGTTATCAGCCATTGTAAAATATTCCCTAACAGGCAAGCCTTGTTTATCAATAGTCAAAACCCGACTATCTGATTTACCACTCAATGTTTCCCATGATAGTTGATACTGACCAGGTTCAATATTGGTAAATTCGATAGGAAATTCTTCAGTCTGACTACCACTAACATTAAAATTGCTTACAATAACTTTATACTTACCGTCATTACCCACTGCCCAAGCTGTCACATTACTCCCTTCACCGGACAAGGCAAAACGAGGTCCAACCATATCAGCTAAATATGTCAGGGCATAATAGCGGGGTTTGGGCCTGATACCATAAGTCAATACTCCCCATCCAAAATCAGCTTGCTCGGGTCCATCTTTGACTTCAAAAGCTAAGGCTAAGTTAAGTTTTTCCAGCAGTTGACGGGAAACTGCTACAGCATGGGCAGCAGCATAACGCCCAGAATAAATGGCAGTTTTACCCGGATCAGGACCCCATTCTGAAATAACAAACTCATATTGATGATCTGAACCCAGCCACGTTTCAAGCTCTTGCATATCTTCTTCAAATTGACTTGGACTGTAGGCATATCGATGCCAAGAAATAAAATCAAGGGGAAGATTTTGTTCTTTAGTTAGTTCAGTTAGGGCTAAAACCCAATTTTGATACAAAGCCGTAGTAGCTGGTCCTCCAAATTTAAATGGCTCTACCCGCTCATCTCGGGCTTGCTGTGCAGCCCTAGCGGCAGTAGCATATAAGGTCAGATAGTTTTTGCCACCATGATATTTCCAGGCTCCAAATGATTCTAGATCAGGCTCATTCCAGACCTCATAATAGACATTGCTAATTTTTTTATCACCACTGTAATGTTTGATAGTTTGTTTGACTAAATATTGCCAATCATTCCAATTGTAAGGTTGGTCAATCTTGGAAGCTGCTAAGGCTTTAGGCATATATGTTAAAGCTAAAAAAGGTTTAGCTCCAGTTGCCAAAATACTATCAACAGCTTGGTCAAGCTTAGTCCAATTAAGGTTGAGATTGCCACTACTACCACTTACCACACCATAATAATCATCATCAAAAATATGATCCAAACGAATATAAGTCGGGTGAGTTTGTTTGAGCAGGTTTTCTGTTCCGGCCAGCATATTGGTATACATTTCTTCTCCGCCCTGAGCATATCCTGACCATAAAGGCTTAACTTCACCTACTACTTGAGATACATCAATCACGATATCAGCTGGTCGATACTCCTCAACTACAAATAGTTCTCCTTGTTTTGATACTGGCAACTGCTTAGTCAGAATCAAAAACATCACCCAACCAAAAGTAGTAGCTATAATTCCTAGAAAAAAAGCTAAACCTAAAAATAGTAAATGGCTTAAAGATTTTTTAATCATGATCAATAGTTAAATCAATAATGTTATTGTCCCAATCCAAAAAATAGCTACCTTCTTGACTACTAGGTAAATACACCCAGGTTGGTTGAGCACTACCACTAGCAAGCTGTATAGTTGCCAATAAAAGCTGTCCAGAAACTGAAGCTGGTATTTCTGCTAAGAGTGTAATTTGACCTGACTCTTGATCAACTTGATTTAAAAGATAGGTTTGCAATTGGCCAAAGCGAAGTTGGATTCCTTCTATTTCTGGCTCTAAATCAAGAATTGTAGTGTTTTGGGGATCAAATTGTAATTTAGCCTGAACTAACTGGGCTGGTTTTTTGCTGTCTAAAAATAGAGCTAGTTGATTTGACCCAATTGGTTCCAACCACATCTTAGCAACTGGAGCTGTATCAGACGGGACAACAAAAGTTTGGGCTTCAGATTTGGCCTGAGCAATTACTTCCTGAGGTAGTTGCTCTGCAACTGGTTGGTTTTGATGGCTTTGACCAATAAAATAGTCAGTAATAAAGATAGCTTGAAAAATAACAATAAAACTCAGAACAATTAAAATATATTGTAATTTTGATGAAGACATATCTCTTAGTCTAGCGTACTAAAGTCTTATGAAGCAAGATGAACTTTATCTATTTTTGAAGCAATTTTTGATATTTTCGACTCAGTAAACCAATTATCATTAAGGTAATACCTCCTCCTAAAAGAAAAAGGAGTTGCTCAGCATGTCCAGCAGAGGGTAAAGTGGTAGTGGTTCCAGCTCCTCCGAATCCTCCCGTATCACCATCATCATCAGCTCCATCGTCAGCTGTAATTGTATAGGATCCATTGGTTCGACCACTTAAAATATTATTACTAGTCTCATTCTCGGAAATATAGGAATAATTCACACTATCATCAGTTTGTAAGACAAAATCAACTGCAGCCGTGCCTCCGTCTATAGCCTTAAAGGTAATAGTAGCAATAGTTCCACTAGTGGTCACTGGATCAACTGGATTGGTACTTGCGACCAAAGCTGAAATGGTAATTTTGCCATTGGTATTATCAAAACTTTTAACTGGATGGTTATCAAATAATGTTCCTTCTGTAATTTGGGTTACTTCCAGCTTATCTTCATCAAAATTTAAAACTGCATCTACCCCATCAACTGATTCACTGCTTACCACCAAATCTAGTTTAACAGAGAAACTATCACCTTCGTCATAGCTTCCACTGGCTGGTGATAATTTAAGGCTAGCTGCCCACACTCCACTTGCACTCAATAGGAGCAATACCGATCCAAGAAATAATGAAAGGATGCTATGGGCAGATTTCATATTAATTTACGGTTAAAGTAGCTTCAACTACTTTACCGACTAAATTGACTTTACTACTAGATCCATGAACCTGTGTATTAACAGTTGCTTGTCCTGGACCATCAAAAACTACATCCACTTTAAGCGTACCAGACTGCTGTGGGCTTAGCAAGATCGAACCTAGATTAAGCTCCCCTTTGAAACTATTGTCAAGATCAGTCAAAGCACTCAAGGTAATTTCTCCTTTTTCTTGATCAATCTTATTGACTGCAATAGTAGCAAAATTTTCTTCTAGCTCTGGAGAGATAGCTACGGTAGTCTGGTTGCTTATAAATTCCTGTGGGTCGTAGTGCAAAATAATATCAAAGCCATTAACTTCTGTTTCACCAGTATTCAAGCTAATTTGAGCT
Proteins encoded in this region:
- a CDS encoding tetratricopeptide repeat protein; translated protein: MEEQSLSHPISAFITKAALILLVIYTFAIPLVISPMTAANVFDFPKWLITIGTALIMIIFTGVYMILERKIILPAKRYLIPLVLLAGVLLISIFVNQPVIVTPFYGKSGLLLALIAIVFSSLVLIKDKIKPVLLAFIASSFLVSLMQILAFFEVLGKILTAPMYGQKIFTPVGSQVALLSFLIMALAATLVYSLKVKQVGQKVLLFVVAGLQTIALVFAVAQILPGQDATPRYLPYASGWSIAVDQLKNGKTAFLGVGPENFAMAFSKFRPVVLNQSDGWFIRFGASSNEWLTVFTTLGLVGLAAMILLALTFVKAALTGYKKSTAATAVSVAFVASLLITLIIPANTVLLAVFFIFGTLLLNLKKDKATVVESGLAIAPAAILILGSVILGVFVVRASMAEAAFGQSLQYAAENRGTDTYNAQIRAIQLNPYMQRYHLSYSNTNLALANALATKEKLTDDDRQKITQLISQSIREGKAAVALDPDNSNSWVNLAKIYRQLINFAQGADQWAITSYIQAIRLDNTNPQLRLDFGGLLYSLGRYEEAIDQFKQAIVLKPDYANAYYNLSNAYKQTGQNVQAYAAMQNVVQLIDPNSADHDKAVNELNELQKLLPAELQQATTAATKRESQLTEPEPTPTPRPTQVNFEEGEQQELAPEVENGFGELNQQEATPAAQVEGGEQ